The window TTGCGCTCGGCCTCGGCCTTGAACTCGTGCACGGAGTCGCGCAGCGCCTGGCGCTCGATCATGCGGCGCAGCGGCCCCGGCACCCAGAAGCCGAGGTCGACCGCCTGGCGGCAGGTCGCGCGCGTGCGGTTCGGCGCGATGGGCTCGAACTCGTAGCTGCCCGTGATGCTCGTCACGTCGCCCTCGACGAGGTGCCAGTCGGCGCGGCGCGGGACGTCGTACTCGTACTGGAGGACGTAGCGCACGTTGCGGATCTTCATGTCGAGCGTCATCTCGACGACCCGGGCGCGGCCGTCCGCGTCGCGCTCGAGCACCTTGCAGGCGGTGACGGGACCGCTCCACGCCGGGTAGCGGTCGAAGTCGAGCAGCACGTCCCAGCACTGCTCGACGCTTGCCTCGATCTCCGTCGTGTAGCTCTGTTCCGCTTCGGCCATCGTGTCCTCCCGGGCGGGGGCCTTCTCACCGGCTCGGCGTCGAGTCAAGGTGTGCGGTCGCACGCGTGCCGGACGTCGCGGTGTCGGCGCGGGCTGCGGAGCGGTGCCGGGGCCGCGCTGCGTAGGCGGGGCGCGACGGTCGCGAGCGAGCGACGTCTGCGTCGTCCGGATTGACGCTCTTTCGCCTCGATGCGAGGAAGCTCGCGTGGCGGACGAAGCAGCTGTTCCTTCCGGCGCGACCGCTACGAGCAAGCGCCGACGCGTGCGTCGGCGTCCGCGCGTCGGCGGCGTCGTCGCCGTCACCGGGATCCACGGCTGGCTCGCGCGCGGCCTCCTGCGACGCCTCGAGGAGGACGACCGCTACACACGCCTCGTCCTGATCGACGTGCGCGCGCCGAGCAAGCCCGTGCGACGCTCGGTGTTCCACCAGGTCGATCTCACCGAGCCGCTGGCCGACGCCGTGCTCGCGCACGTGCTGCGTGCGGAGCAGGTCGAGACGGTCGTGCACCTCGCGTTGCGCGAGTCGCCGCAGCCGCTCGCGGACGGCGCGCACGAGCTCGAGACCGTCGGCACGATGTTCCTGCTCAACGCCGCGGCGGACTGCATCGGTCGCGGCACGCCGCTCCGCGCGCTGGTCTCGGTGACCTCCGCGATGGTGTACGGCGCGAGCGCGCGCAACCCGGCGTACCTCTCCGAGGACCACCCCCTGCGCGGCGCCGTCCACGGCGGCTTCGTCGCCGACAAGGTCGACGTCGATCTCCAGCTTCAGGAGTTCCGCCGGCAGTTCGGGCTGCCGGTCTGCGTGCTGCGCCCGTGCTGGAC is drawn from Candidatus Binatia bacterium and contains these coding sequences:
- a CDS encoding SRPBCC family protein, translated to MAEAEQSYTTEIEASVEQCWDVLLDFDRYPAWSGPVTACKVLERDADGRARVVEMTLDMKIRNVRYVLQYEYDVPRRADWHLVEGDVTSITGSYEFEPIAPNRTRATCRQAVDLGFWVPGPLRRMIERQALRDSVHEFKAEAERKAGASG
- a CDS encoding NAD-dependent epimerase/dehydratase family protein; the encoded protein is MRRRPRVGGVVAVTGIHGWLARGLLRRLEEDDRYTRLVLIDVRAPSKPVRRSVFHQVDLTEPLADAVLAHVLRAEQVETVVHLALRESPQPLADGAHELETVGTMFLLNAAADCIGRGTPLRALVSVTSAMVYGASARNPAYLSEDHPLRGAVHGGFVADKVDVDLQLQEFRRQFGLPVCVLRPCWTATDRSSIAVRLLRQSPSFSVLGFDPLMQLLHGDDLLDVLKRAVDRPADGSFNVAGRGVLPLSALFKIAGRVPLSLPGPIANATAELLWRSYGVGIGLPLDFVRYVWAVDAESVATTFDVVPRYSTREVAASLA